catcacttccggggcttcttgaagcctgaagaacgtttcagggggtcctcaatggtaaaaagattgagaaaggttgctctaaaCCCGTAATTCAGAATCGGAGCATGGACATCTCTTCCTTTATGGCCATTCACAAATCTTTTGCAAGAGGTAGGGGAGTGGGAATAGGGAGGGACATTTGGAAGCTGAGAGATTTTATACAGCCCATTCTCCCTGCATATGATGGAATTGCGACAGCTCTGGGCATAAAAATCCCAAACCCAAAGATTTCTCCCCCCGGCTCTTAAGAAAAAGCCTTGCCCGGCAAGCGGGGAATCAATGCTAACATGAAGGAGTTGGCCGACGGCCATCAGGTACAAAGGTCTCATTGAGCGAATGCCTGAGATCTGCAATTCAAATGCGTGTATCATGAATATATGTAGAAAAATAAAAGTTGCTTTGTCTGGAGAGCCGTTTATGGCCCCATTTTTTAAACCTGCGGCTCCAGTGGGGGAGGAGGATAGGGGAGGCATGCGATGACGATGCTGCATCCTTGCTGGAGGATGGGAAAGTGAAGGACCACAGTTCTCCAGCCATACAGGTGAAGCAGAGAATGGTGCATACCAGATGCTCCTTTACTGGGTTCCAGGATTCGGGTATCTTTGCAAACCATCACTTCTCCAGGAACAGCAGAGAGGTTGTCATCTGTATCCCGTATCCCATTTGAAGGTCGGAACTGCTGGTTCGGTGTCACCTTCATCAGTCAAGCAGTCCCGGCCTtgttagcccaggcaagcccgatcctgtcagatctcagtagctaagcagggccagccctggctagtatttagaggggagacctccaaggattggggtggtagttcctctaaagaacactagggggcatgatgatgtggaggcaggccaatggccaaccacctctgacggccccttgcctggctgccagacggacctcggatctcctggctaaacaACACACGCCATGTGATAAATAATACTAAATCATCAGCTAAGCAGCACCAGAGGCAGAGAAATGTTGCACTACTATCCGTACTGAGATCGTTTGCTCTCGCATCCAAATTGAGAATCCGGGCAAATCGGTTCGGCAAGAATTAACCTTTCATTCGGCCCCAGATACCTCCAGGATCTTATCAGAAATAAAGCTCGCGAGGCAACTTTTACAAGATAGATCCTGGAGATGTTTTGGGCtacatgttttttaaattataattctTGTAGGACTAATGAGTCCAGATTCTCTATTGGGATGCGAGAGCCAATTATGTTGTCACAGTGCCCTGGCTCCCAGCACAAGAATCTGCCGGCTGTTCCGGTAATTGTTCTGTACCCCCGGCATGGGGGCTTTTGTTCTCGGGTTCTTGGCTGTTACCCTGGGGGGCCACCCCCTCCGCGCTGACAGGGACAGGCTCCTGCGACGGGGCTGCCTGCCCGAGGGCGCCTCTCTCCTGTTGCAGCAGCATCTGCTCCACCTCAATCTCCAGTTCCAGGTTCTCCTCGTCCAGCACCACTTCCAGCTGCTGCATCAGCTCCTCCAGTTTCCTGGCCTTGCGCGACTCGTTTTGCTGGATGATCGTGCACAAGTGCTCCGTGAGCTGCTCCTTGATTTCCGTCTTCTTTTGGAGGTCCAGCTTCGCGACGATGTACTCCGCCTCGGCCTTATCGAAACGCTTCctgaaacaaaaggaaagaataCGGTGGGTTTTCGAGAATTGGGGTCAGGCATcctggagagccagagtggtgcagCGGGTAAAAGAGAGGcaggctctgatctggagaattgggtttgattccccagtcttccacatgcagccagctgggtgacctgaagctagtcacagttctcttagagctgttctctcagagctatctcagccctacctacctcacaggatgtctgttgtgaaggAAAGGGGGACGCAagccgctttgggtctccttcgtgtagtgaaaagcggggtataaaaaaacccacttGTCTTCTTTTTCATGGGCTCAGGCATCAGGGATTACTGCCATCTGCAATGCATTGCCCTTTCTATAGTGACCTTAGGTATACTTTTATTACACCtatattccccactcccccaaatcCTGGGATGATCAGAGGAAGGGCACACCTCCTTTCTTCTTGCAGACCCTGAATCTGGAACCTCAACTGTGTGCCAGATTCCAGGCATCTGCCAGTTCCTGAGGTGCAGTGCTGATTTTGGTGACACAGACTTGCAGAAATGACTGACTGAATCTGCAAAGCAGGAGTACGCCAAAGTGTGACAGGTATGGAAAAACAATGCCTGAACACGGGCCATGAACCCCAGACACACACAGGGGAACCCAAAAGGTGCCACTCTGCTCCAGGAAGCGCTGTGCTCACACATGAAGGCAGAGAAGCATCCAGCTCTTGCAAGCACCCTcttcacaggggtggccaagctgcggcgctccagatgtccacagacgacaattcccatgagcccctgccagcatgctgctggcaggggctcatgggaattgtcgtctgtggacatctggagggctgcagtttatcCAGCCCTGTGGGTTTGCCCCGCCCACTTCTCTTGGCCTCGCCAGAAGGGGCAGAATGGCAAGTCCTGTTGGCTTTACAAATCTTGTCGGCTTCCTTCAACCCGTCCTCGTATCACTGTatttcctagggccattccgaTTTCCCCAAAGACATTAATCAAGCTGATTCTGtacctgggttgttgtttttttacttgcTTATACTAGCCCGCTGCCTTTGGGCAGGGCAGGCCGGAAATGCATCGATATAACACAGTCCGTCTTGAGTTCAACGTCTGCAGAAAACACCCTGCCAGTGTGACcgtaaacagagttacacctttctgagTCCATTGACTTAAAGTATTATTATTCTGCTTAGGACAGTCATGCGAGGGCCGTCTGTTCCGCAACGACCCAGGCATTACCAAAATGCTGCCCAGGCACCAGGGCAAAGCTCTTACAGGTGGCTCTTTCACTGCAAAAGCCATTGAGCCAAGCTTGCCAGTCTATGGCCAAGGGACAGCAATAGTCACAAAGAGACAGCAGGCTTTTCTCAATGAATCATCTCAATGAATTCCACCTCGGGCCAGCCAAACTTGGCTTCTTCGTTCAGATGCTTGAGTGAGTCAGTTGGGAACCGCCCAAAAAATCCTCCTTTCAGAAGAGGGGCTTCGGGACTGAATCTTCCCTGCATGAATTAGATAGGTCATAACTCGTGCCGTAGAGAGCTGCTGGTTCTGGGTAGGGTTCAGTCACAGCTGATGTATGCTCAACAGCACGCCTGTCTCCCTAAACTGCATGTGACAGTTGGGTTTGTGGTGTCACAAAGGATAAAGGCTAGGAACAAATGACGGTGCCTTATTTTGTATcaatctatcaaggtcagtagtTGTTGGCTCAAATTGGGAATGGCTCTCCGAGACCTCAAGCAGATGTCTTTCACATCGCCCACTACgttagccaacttggtgtagtgcaggggtggccaaactgaatctctccagatgtccatggactacaattcccaagagcccgtggctcatggtaattgcagtccatggacatctggagagccgcaatttggccacccctgatgtagtgattaagagcggcagactgtaatctggagaatcgggtttgattccccactcctccacaagcagtcagctgggtgaccttgggctacccacAGTTCTCtacgagctctctcagccccacccagctcacagggcatctgttgtggggagaggcagggaaaggggtttgtaagatgcattgagactcctttggttaatgaAAAGCGGGACATAAAAaccccagcccttcttcttctctctctcctcattGGAGATGGCAAGGAtagagcatgccaagcagacgctctgccaattgagccacagcccttccccaataAGGAACGACAGCCTATAAGGAATATTGACAGACAATGAGAGAGCTGAGCTGGCAAGTAGCCTGGGCAGGGAATAAACCCAAGTGGGATGAAGACACATGCCGGCAAGAAAACATTTCATGAGGGTAATAGGGAACCACAAACaaagcttctttaaaaaataccctACAAACAGACTTGGCACAAACAGTACTCTTGCCTCTCGTCCACCCCAAAGCTGATGTCTGGGTCCTCTGGGAATCCCTGCAGTTTGCTCTTCTCTGCTCCACTCTTACCTAGCACACGAGTACTCCAGGCTCGCTTGATCGATCCGGTTTCTCAGAATTCCGACGTCAGCGGACACTAAATCGTCCAGCGCTTGGAGCTCTTTCTGGATCCGCTTTAGTTTCACCGTTTCGGCCTGCGTTCGTTTGGACCTGGGGAAGAAACAGGGAAATATATCTATGACACACTGCAATTACGAACcgtcctgggggtggggagttttGGCTTCTTAAAGCTACTGAAAGGTTTGTTAGCACTGGGTTTTTCTTCAATTGTAAGTATGGAGGAACAGCTTAATAGAGAGCGAatctggttttttataccctgcgttttactacccaaaggggtctcaaagtggcttacaaatgcctttcccttcctccccacagcagtcaccctgtgaagcaggtgagtctgagagagccctgagagcccTGATCTGaaagaacagcccaaggtcacccagctggctgcatgtggaggagtggggaatcaaacccagcgctccagattacagtccactgctcttaaccactacaccacactggctctctttgggTAGGGCAGACTAGCAGTGGGGCTGCAGAGAAAAGATCAGAGAACCTATGCTTTAGATTTATTTCAAAAACATGAATCTGATCTTCAGTTGTGAAATATTTGGTGACACACACTTGAGGTTTTTAACAAGACTGTTAGGCTTGTGCAAGCAATCCATCTGCACAGTGACTCATGacaagggtagagaaaagcaagtacAAGAACTCTGGCCCCAGCTCTATGCAGCTTCCAAGTTGTCTGCATGGTGCAAATGTACAGGCAAAGTGCCTGCatgttcctccccttctccatgaTCAGCAGCATCACTTTCTGAAGGGTTCCTTCCAGTAACTTTCCTAGCATAGGATACAGAcataagaaaaggaaagaaaacaaatgcaattttaaatttgcaaagggGGAAATTCCCCACCAGAGGATTTTACCTTATGCTCCCAAGTCTTTATAgcaattagaagagttggtttgcataccctgcttttcactaccccaaggagtctcaaaggggcttacaattccattcccttcttctctctacaacaaataccccatgaggtgggtggagctgagagagctcaaagaaaactgttacccagctggctgcatgtggaggagtggggaatcaaacctgattctccagattagcgtctgccgctcttaatcactacatcaggggtggccaaactgcaggtCTGACAGacctgaggctgagggagttctgacagaacagctctaggagaacagctctaacaggactgtaactagcccaaggtcacccagggggctgaatgtggaggaggagcaggaaatgaaacctggctctTTAGATTACAAgcccccgctcttaaccactaacccAGGTTACTAACCAAAACACCTTGTTACTGAGAAATATAAGAGTTCTGACAGGAGACATAAAACACGCCTCACATCAGGCTATCCATGAAACATGCGCAGAAGAAGGctagttttaaaaatcccaccGTTTGATGTAAAGCTCACGATAAAGCAAAACATGGGTTACCGATTCAGGTTTCCTGATCCTATGAGGAAAAAATCTTTCATGATAGGGAACGTTTCCAAACCTTCCCAAAAATAAAAGCTTGTCGTATTTGCGGAGATGTCAAGAGTGAAAAATAGGATACCAGAGCCCCGTGATCAAGTGAGATACTAAACATTAGCGAAGAGCATGTCCCGCTTGCTAAAGAGCAGAGAGTTTGCTTTTCAATATCCCAAAGGCTCTACCTCAATAATCGAAAGATTCAAGGTTCTTTTAACATAGAGGACTGAGAGAGATACCAGCAGACTGCATTTTCCGCAGAATTAAACGTGACCTGTTTGTTGGGAAAGAATCAGACAGTATGCACAGCACACAGCTAGGCGATTCTGCCCTGAAATGGAGTCGTAGCTGGAATTTCAGGCTGAAGCATCCAGCTCTAGTCTCCAAACACGTGTCTGAGCAGCCAATACAAAACAGGGTCCCCCCAAAATGCAATGCAGAAACATCGCCTGGATTTGCACAACACATTGGCAGAAAGCACTCATCCAAACAAGAACCCCATAAAGTAGCTGGGGTATCGATTTATTATTGAAAACACGGATGGCCACAAGTGTCACTTGACCACCTTTCCCCATAAACTTAAATGTGCATCCACAAATGTACTTCACTTGGCCAAATTAATTGCGTGTTTCTGCTGTTCTTTCCGACCATTATTGTACTGAGAATATACTCCCATGTATTTATGATGTTTTACTTGCTCAATACCATTTATCTGCAACATGCCAATTAAAACCTCTTCGCAAGCACCACGATTTTTGACTTCGCAAAATTAGCAGATCACGGATTGACCTCACAGCAGGATACAAATGCAAGTCAAAGGCCTTGAACCAAGTCCTGTAGCACCCGACTGGACATCTCCCTCCAATCAGTTGAAATGCCAttaacaactactctttgggtgcggttCTTCAACCAGTTCCCTATGACCAAGTTATTCCAAAGAGAGCGGAGTTTGAATGCTTGAGTCTTCCAGAAGTTAATTAATAGATTCCATCTTAATAGCCCCATGCAATATGCGTTTATCTGAGTGTATTGAAGAAATGAGAAAGCCAAAGCTCGCTCAGATCTAGCAACACAGTACTGGAATCGCATCACTGGGTTTTGCCCAAAGATTACAAAAGAGCCCCCGTACCTTTCTGCAATTGCTTTGGCTAGGAGAGCTTTCTTGCGCTTGTTCTTTTCTTCCATGAGCTTCTGTTCCTGTTGAAGGACCTCCCAACGAGACTTCTCTTGCCTACATGTTGACAAAAAAGCACAGGAAACAAGGAACTGTCTTTATTTTTCTTCAGGATCTGGATTAACCCACAGAAGaacagctggggttttttttaaccctgctttttactacctgaaggaggctcaaaacagtgtacaatcatctacccttcttctccccacagcagaaaccttgtgaggttggtggagcagagagagctctaggagaactgtgactgccccaaggtcaccgaTTCAGTTGCATGAGGAAGAAGCGgggtggaaaatcaaacccggttctccagattagaagaagagttggttcttatatgtcgcttttctctaccagaaggagtctcaaaggggcttacatttgccttcccttcctctccccacaatagacaccctgtgagggaggtgaggctgagagagccctgatattactgctaggtcagaacagctttctcagtgctgtggcgagcccaaggtcacccagctgactgcatgtgggggagcaggaatcaaaccctgctcaccagattaaatgtccgtgctcctaaccactacacttaaACAATTTGCTCACTCAGGAACATCTCCTGCAGTAGCTTCTGCAGCACCTGAATGATTTGAAAACGTCTCTACACAAACACCCACGGACACACACTCATGGCCCTGATGCTCTCTATTGAATCAGACCACCAGTCCATCATGGTCAGTACCATTTATCTCTGTATTCCATTTGAGCAACTGTAGTGGAGGACTGAGATGCTTCACCTTCCTTAACCTGCAGCAGATCCTCCTTAAACAAGCTACCTTTCCAATCCCGAACCCTGGCCTGCTcctcccctagaatcatagagttggaagggacctcctgggtcatctagtccagtggtccccaacctttattaggctggggaccggcagggcattgggccgcgcccgcagggaccgcgcaggccacgcccacgagccgcgcccggccgcgcccgcggatcgggccgcacccggccgcgcccgcgggccgcgcccgcgagccgcgcccggccgcacccgcggatcgggtcgtgcccgcgagccgcgcccggccgcacccgcggatcgggccgcgcccgcgagccgcgcccgcccgcgggccgcacccgtggatcgggccgcacccgcgggctgcgcgggcgcggcccggccctgattccctctccccgccctctcgcagtaagtagcttcccgggccgcaagcttgcggcctgggaagttttttactgcggggggggggggggcggggagagggagccgcggcccggcgccatggcctttgcggcccggcgccgggccgcggcccgcaggttggggaccactgatctagtccaaccccctgcactatgcaggacactcacatcccaattgcttaactactgtaacctgccacccctttgccttcacagagcctctctgtcagatggctagccagccactgtttaaaaatttgataaaaagatggagaacccatcacctccccttCACCCAACCAGAAGTGTCCTGAAGACCCATCTGAATTGCAGCTGCCTCCTAGGTTGCTTCCTCTCCCAGGAAGGGCTTGATAATGTGACTGAGATCCCCCAGCCGCCAAATTCTTCTTATGGAACCCAGCATCTGCCACCCATCCTACCTGTTTTGGGCATGTCCTCGCCTGGTGTCTGTAACAGCTACTTGCTTCTGGCTTGTTTCAGTCAAAGGAAGATACCCCTGCAAGTCCAGGGCAGGTCTTGTTGTAGGGATGCCTGTCCCTGGGTgggatctccagactaaagacccttggagaaaatggctgctttggggtggtagactccatagcattctactccactaagatccctccctgccgcaaatcctgcccattctcaGCTCCATCCCCCAAGACTCCAAGTATTTCCAGACCCAGTCTTGCTGCCAGGCATCATCCTAAAAGCTACAAGCCTCCCAGATTGCTATGCAAACTGCCCATCGCTTTGGAAGGAACGACACCATTTCTGCAGGTTTATTAGACTTACTAACAATTCCATTTTCTTTCTCACTGGGTCATGGCTCGGCTCTGCAGAGTGATTCTGGATTCTTTCATCCCCGTTGGAAGGTTTCCGAGGTCCGGCATGACCAGGTTTCTCAAGTCCAGGCTGTACCCCCTGACTTCTGGCACTGCACTGCTCTCTGATTGATGGACATTGGACTGGCGGCACAGACGTCTGGGGAGAAGAGGGTGTCAGCTTGGGTGCCGAAAGCCGCTGCTCTGGCGGTGGCAAGACTGCTCCATCCTGCGCTTCTGGTCTGTTGCGTCGCTGCTGCCCGGCCTTCTTGCGCTGCTGCTGTTGCCGACTCTGGTTCGCAAGTGATGGGTGATGCTGCAGGTCACATGGTGGTTCTGATAGTTCTATATTAAAAAAATGAGCTTAAATGACCCTCTGATTATCTGTGGAACACTACCTTCATGCAATACTAGAAGAGGTACGAGAAAGTTGAAAAAAGAAACATGCCCCAAGTCAAACTGGTACACGCCCCCCAAGTCAAACTGGGGTGGTGGAAAAGTGCAGGTGCCTTATGATAACTCCATAGGGTTTTGAGACAAGAGAAGTCATGCCACTTCCTGCCTCTCCATAATCAcctctttcctcttttcttctttctttctgccctcacacccttttttccatctcctccccccaacTTGGTAATTTCAGCAACAAATGAACAGACTGACAGTGAATGGAgatggctgggggtgggagattGGGTCGTTATTAGTATTGGTCATGGCTTTATTGATGCTTTAATTGTCGTTttattgacatttttattgtattgtaaactgccctgagcccatttgCAGAGTGGAGCCCTATATAATCCCAGttattataaatataaacaaacaaacagggaatTCATTACTGGCTTCCCACCCTACTGTGCtactgagatctgaggagattgggctagcctgggccaattCTGGTCACGGccctgggatagaatcatagagtaagcaagggacctccagggtcatctagtccaacccactgcagaatgcaggggatTTACTACTTGCTCACCCACAGTGCCCCCaaatccatgtccagatgatgccatccttccccccccccccaaaaaaaaaaaaaccagaatccctggtcagcctggtctggaggaaattcaccttctttTCCCAAAGTGGCGACCAGCATTTTTAAATATAGGGCAAATATATACAGTGCAAAATGCTGTCATGCTACAGTCGCATTCTGGTGACCCCCTCAAGagtttttcaaggccagagacctttaaaagtggtttgccactgcctggctcTGCTCAGTGACCCTGATAtttctgggtggtctcccatccaaatactaacggGGATCAACTCTGAGATTCGGCAAGCttaggctagtctgggccatccctACTAAGAGAACAACACAACAGTAGCAAATATTCTACTCTTCTCTCACATCCCCCCCAGTCCTTTTGCTCTCTCATGTGCAATTTCTTGTTTATTCATGGCCCACCTTTCTTGCAGATTCAAGGCGGATTACTATACAAGAAACAGTGGAATAAAACAACATTAGACATCTAGAAAG
The nucleotide sequence above comes from Paroedura picta isolate Pp20150507F chromosome 4, Ppicta_v3.0, whole genome shotgun sequence. Encoded proteins:
- the GORAB gene encoding RAB6-interacting golgin gives rise to the protein MAGDWAGFSEQELRTLQGRRGPELSEPPCDLQHHPSLANQSRQQQQRKKAGQQRRNRPEAQDGAVLPPPEQRLSAPKLTPSSPQTSVPPVQCPSIREQCSARSQGVQPGLEKPGHAGPRKPSNGDERIQNHSAEPSHDPVRKKMELQEKSRWEVLQQEQKLMEEKNKRKKALLAKAIAERSKRTQAETVKLKRIQKELQALDDLVSADVGILRNRIDQASLEYSCARKRFDKAEAEYIVAKLDLQKKTEIKEQLTEHLCTIIQQNESRKARKLEELMQQLEVVLDEENLELEIEVEQMLLQQERGALGQAAPSQEPVPVSAEGVAPQGNSQEPENKSPHAGGTEQLPEQPADSCAGSQGTVTT